From a region of the Odoribacter splanchnicus DSM 20712 genome:
- a CDS encoding RNA polymerase sigma-70 factor has translation MQNIFWEVPLNKDKQIRFGTGEILSFEKFFKENFSKFYAFTVRFVEDSYICEDLVQETFISVWESGSNQYDSPIMLHAFIYKTIRNKALNYLKHHKIREQYSQKYLKELESEEYMFSSVLDEEAHYVLYEAIRCLTPQCQTVIKLHLGGKKNKEIAEEMGISVITVKSHKMMAYRELRKILAHSVSFILLVCVNSVKKNQF, from the coding sequence TTGCAGAACATCTTTTGGGAGGTGCCATTGAATAAAGATAAACAGATAAGGTTTGGTACCGGAGAAATTCTGTCTTTTGAAAAGTTTTTCAAGGAGAATTTCTCCAAGTTTTATGCTTTTACTGTTCGTTTTGTTGAAGACAGCTATATTTGTGAAGATCTGGTTCAGGAAACATTTATTTCTGTATGGGAGTCGGGTAGTAATCAGTACGATTCTCCGATAATGCTGCATGCTTTTATCTATAAAACTATCCGTAACAAAGCGCTCAATTACTTAAAACACCATAAAATCAGAGAACAATATTCACAGAAATATTTGAAAGAGCTGGAATCAGAAGAGTATATGTTCAGCTCCGTATTGGATGAAGAAGCACATTATGTCCTTTATGAGGCCATCCGGTGTTTGACTCCGCAATGTCAGACTGTCATAAAATTACATCTTGGAGGGAAAAAAAATAAAGAAATAGCTGAAGAAATGGGGATTAGTGTTATTACGGTGAAATCTCATAAAATGATGGCTTACAGGGAATTGAGAAAAATATTAGCACATTCTGTTTCTTTTATTTTGCTTGTTTGTGTAAATAGTGTGAAAAAAAATCAATTTTAG
- a CDS encoding FecR family protein: METIQKYIELARLICKRRLWGLNGREAEQLEAWLKENPRDKSAFKNLQHIDPEGLADRYEKIDIDRQWKNFQKRTAWRTYIWWRVGVVAAGICLLLGTGWLFYRQARLFPQPEIAATVPEAVRLVLSSGRILDLSDCENVDVREIEGKVILHNGQLEYCSDSVKRNSEETNTLIIPKGAFYHLIFSDGTKVWLNSDSKITYPLVFSGNARKVILTGEAYFEVTKNSGQPFIVQTENFNVKVLGTSFCINTFGDNGKVYTALESGVVEMDCGRENTLILAPGQVAELDVRRPGACVRMSEVSVEQLVAWKKGLFCFRQTSLPDILKQVARYYDVHFMNLEDAEGEAYTGDISRNVSLEVLLGAISAQTTDIQFKIVNRTVYITKKRD; this comes from the coding sequence ATGGAAACTATTCAGAAATACATTGAGCTGGCCCGTCTGATTTGCAAGCGCCGGCTTTGGGGGTTAAACGGGAGAGAAGCAGAGCAGTTAGAAGCATGGCTGAAGGAGAATCCACGTGATAAATCAGCATTTAAAAATCTACAGCATATTGACCCGGAGGGGTTAGCTGACCGTTATGAAAAGATAGACATAGACCGTCAATGGAAAAATTTTCAGAAACGGACGGCCTGGCGTACTTATATCTGGTGGAGAGTCGGTGTTGTTGCTGCCGGAATATGTTTATTGTTGGGAACGGGTTGGTTGTTTTACCGGCAAGCCCGTCTTTTTCCTCAGCCGGAAATTGCAGCAACGGTTCCGGAAGCTGTACGGTTGGTGCTCTCTTCAGGGAGAATCCTGGACCTTTCGGACTGTGAAAATGTAGATGTACGCGAAATCGAAGGAAAAGTCATTCTGCATAACGGGCAGTTGGAATATTGTAGTGATTCTGTAAAGCGGAATTCTGAAGAGACCAATACTTTGATTATTCCCAAAGGAGCTTTTTATCATCTGATATTTTCAGATGGTACAAAAGTGTGGTTGAATTCAGATTCAAAAATCACTTATCCGCTTGTTTTCTCAGGTAATGCCCGGAAAGTAATTCTTACCGGAGAGGCTTATTTTGAAGTTACCAAGAATTCTGGTCAGCCTTTTATTGTACAAACAGAAAATTTTAATGTAAAAGTATTGGGTACTTCTTTTTGTATCAATACTTTCGGTGATAATGGCAAAGTTTATACGGCTTTGGAAAGTGGCGTTGTGGAGATGGACTGTGGCAGGGAGAATACTTTGATTCTGGCTCCCGGACAGGTTGCCGAACTGGATGTACGCCGCCCGGGAGCATGTGTCAGGATGTCGGAGGTATCGGTAGAACAACTGGTCGCCTGGAAAAAAGGTTTGTTCTGTTTCAGACAAACTTCTTTGCCGGATATTTTGAAACAGGTGGCGAGGTATTATGATGTGCATTTTATGAATCTGGAAGATGCTGAAGGAGAAGCTTATACCGGTGATATCTCCCGGAACGTATCTTTGGAAGTATTGCTCGGGGCTATTAGCGCACAGACAACGGATATTCAATTTAAAATAGTGAACAGGACTGTGTATATCACAAAGAAAAGAGATTAG